A window of Rhodoligotrophos appendicifer genomic DNA:
CCGTGCCCGCCACCTGGCCTGGAAGGAAGTTTGCAGCGCCGAGGAAGTCGGCGGCGAACCGGCTTCGCGGGCGCTCATAGACCGCATCCGGCTTGCCGGTCTGCACGACCTGGCCCTCGCGGAAGATGGCGATCCGGTCTGACAATGTAAGCGCTTCCTCCTGGTCATGTGTGACCAGGACCGTCGTGATCCCGACCTCTTTCTGGATCTGCCGGAGCTCGACCTGCATCTGCTGCCGGAGGTTCTTGTCGAGTGCGCCCAGTGGCTCGTCGAGCAGCAACACGCGGGGCCGCGAGACCAGCGCCCGGGCCAGGGCGATGCGCTGCTGCTGGCCTCCGGAGAGCTGCCGCGGACGGCGCTCCTCATAGCCGGTGAGTTGCACCAAAGCGAGCATCTCGGCGACGCGTGCGCGCGTTTCCGCTTGGCTGACCCGCCGCACCGAAAGCGCGAAGGCCACATTGTCGAAGACCGACATATGCGGGAACAGCGCGTAGTTCTGGAACACCATGCCGATGTCCCGGCGATGGGTGGAGATCCGGCTCACATCCTGTCCGTCGATCAGGATTTGTCCGGCTTCGGGCTCCACGAAACCGGCGATCGAGCGCAGCAATGTTGTCTTGCCGCTGCCGCTTGGCCCGAGCAGGCCGAAGAACTCTCCGTCGGCGAGAGTGAGCGAAACGTCGTCCAGGGCGGCGACCGTGCCGTAATGCTTGGAGACGTGACGGATGTCGACTTCGCTCAATTTGTGCCTCCGAAGCGATAGAAGCGCGACACCATGAGCAGGAGCAACATCGACACGATGATGATGATCGTCGAGATCGCATTGATCTCGGGCGTGAAGCCCTTGCGGATGGACGCGTAGATTTCGACCGGCAGCGTGGTGACGCCCGGTGGTGACAGGAAATAGGAGGTGACGAACTGATCGAAGGAGATGCCGAAGGCAAACAGCGCCGCCGCCGCCACGCCCGGCGCGATGACGGGAAGGGTGACGCGGAAGAAGGTTTGCCAAGCGCTGGCGCCCAGGGTGGAGGCGGCCTCTTCGAGCTCCGAGCCGAAGCTCTGCAACCGTGCCCCGATGACGACGATCACATAAGGCAGCGCCAGCGCCACATGGGCCAGCAGCATGGCATGCAGGCCGCGGCCGATGCCGGTGTAATAGAAGCAGATGAGCATGGCGGTGGCGAGGATCAGCCACGGCACGGCCATGGGCGGGAACAGCAGCAATTGCAGCACCACATGCCCGCGCACCTTGTAGCGGGAGAAGGCGATCGCCGCCATGGTCCCGATGACGGTCGCCACGATCGTCGTCGAGGCAGCCAGAAGCAGGCTGTTCCGGCCCGCCCGCCAGAGGATCTCGTTGCCGCTGAGCTGCTGATACCAGACAAGGCTGAAGCGGAACGGCAACTGGTAGTTGGGTGACTCGTTGAAGCCCATGGCCATCATCACCAGGATCGGCAGGTAGATGAAGACCAGCAGCGCAGCCAGATAGCCATAGGCGAGGAAGCGTTTGGGGGATCGCATGAGGGTCAGGCCAGCTTGAGCCGGTTCCGCAGAAGCGGATAGGCGGCGGCGAAGATGAGCATCACGATGGCCAGCAGGGTGAAGGACAACGCCGCCCCGAGCGGCCAGTTGAAGACCTCGGTGAACTGGTCCTCGATCACCGTTCCGAGCATGATGCTCTGCGTCCCCCCCAGGATCCGGGGTTCCATGAAGGCGCCCACCGTGGGAACGAAGATCAGGATCACGCCCACCACCAGCCCCGGCAGGCTGAGCGGCAGGATGATGCGCCGGAAAATCGTGAAGTTGGACGCTCCTAGGCTGCGGGCCGCCTCGATCAGTGCCCCGTCGATCGCCTGCAGGGAGATGTAGCAGGTGAGGATCATATAGGGCACGAAGGAGTGCACGAGCCCGACGACGATTGCCGGATAGGAATAGAGGATGCCCAGGGACGGGGCCCAGGGGAAGATCGCATGCAGCGCCTGGTCGATCACCCCATCGGTGCGCAGCACCATGGTCCAGGCGAAGATGCGGATGAGTGCATTGCTCCAGAACGGCAGCACCACCAGGAGCAGGATCGCCTCACGCCACCGCCCCTCGACGCTGCGCGCCAGAATGAGCGCGGCAGGATAGCCGATGAGCACGCAGAACACCGTCACATGCACGCCCAGCATGATCGATCGCCAGGTCAGGAACCGGTAGAAGTCGCGTTCGAAGAAGAGTGCGTATTGCTTCAGCGTCAGAGCGGGTTCGGCCGCCCCGAACGGCATCCGCGACAGGAAGCTGAAATAGAACATCATCATCAACGGCAGCAGCACGGTGATGGTCAGCCACAGATAGGAGGGAGCGGTCAGCCCATAGCCGACCCATGCGCGCTTCAATCGTGCCAATGCTTGCGATCCTGCAACCGTCTGGTTCTCCTAAAGGCTGTTGGACAGCGCCCGCCGCTCGGCATCAGCCTTTGCGCGGCGCGCCTCGACCAGCGCCCGCGCCAGCCTCTCCTGATGCTCCAGGCAGGGCACCGAAAGCAGTCGCAGCTTCATCTCCGAAGCTTCGTCGAGGCCCCACACCGCGCCGCAGATCCCACCGACCATGCAGCCGATCGTATCGGCGTCGCGACCGAAATTGGCTGCCAGCATCACCGCCTGCCAGGGATCGCCCTTCGCCAGCCAGGCAAGCGCCAGCGTCGCCGGGATGGTCTCGCGGCTGTCGCACATGATGGGCCTGCGGAAACGCTGATGATACCCCGCTCGAAAGGCCTTGAAGTCTTTCGAATCCTGCGCCAGCGCCAGGGCATCCGTGATCAGCGTGCGCATCTCGGCGCCGCTCCAGGGCCGGATCTGGTCGAGGGCGGCAGCGATGGCACTGTCGATCGTGGCCCCGGGGCTGAGGGCTGCCGCAATGGCAGAGGCGACGGCGGCGGCCCCGTCCTGGCAAAAGGCGACATCGGTCACATGGATGAGGCTGGCGAGTTCCATCGCCTGGGCGGCCGCGGCGCGCGGATGGCCTGAATTCACGATGCCCACGGGCGCGATCGACATGGCCGAGGTCGAGCTCGGCATGGTGCCGACCGCGATCAGCCGTGGCGGGTAGTCACGGCGCAGCTTGTCGGTCGCATGCAGGATCGAGGAGAAGAACTTGTCCGCCTTCTCCCCGAAGATGACGCTGGCCTGACGTTTCCATTCGCGCGCCCAGTCATCCGCCGTCGCATAGCCACCGGTGGAAATGACCGCGGTGGCGAGCAGGTCCCGCATGAGCGTGTCGTCAGTTCCATCGCCGGTGAAACTCGAAACCCACTCGTCGCGCGCCTCGACCGCGTCAAGCTCGAGAAACTCAGTGGCCGTGCCCATGGCGTCCCCGATGACGCCGAAGCCGAGGCAGGCGAGCGCATGCCGCTCGAGCGCGGGAAGCTTCAGGAGGGGGGAGGGGGCATCTAGGATATCGGCGGCCATGGCGTCCGGGACTTCCATTCTTCAATAGGCTGGAGCGGCGGGCTCGGCTGTTTGCGCGCCGATGCCGGCCATCCCGTGTGGCGCCTTCGTCATGCTTGGGCTTGACCGGCCCATGAAGAGCGAAGGCGGGAATGCATTCCCTTGCGGCTGCTGCATCCTCGGGGCGGACCGCCCCGAAGCTGCAGATCAGCTGGCGCGCCTATTGAGCGAAATAGGCTTTCGTTTCCTGCCACAGGTCGAGATAGTCCTGCCGCTGTTCGTCCGAGATCGGACCTTTGAAGTTGATCCGCTTCAAATTCTCCGGTGTCGACAGCACCTGGCGCGTCAGCGAACTCGCCGGCAACCCCTCGAGCGCTTTCGCATTGGCAGAGACAGGCGCACCGCCGGCCTTCACCCAGCCGGCATAGAATTCCGGGCTGATCAGATAGTTGATGAAGGCGTACGCACCTTTCTCGTTGGGTGCATCCTTGGGCACTACCAGGCCGTCGCGGAAGCCGATCGCACCCTCCTTGGCCACGATGTAGCTGACGGGCAGCTTGTCTTCGATCACGGCCTTCTCGGCGCTGCTCGTCCAGAAGATGGACAGATCGCATTCCTTGGCGGCCACGAGTTTGCGCCACTCGTCTTCCGACTTCCAGAACGACTTGATTTGGGCCTTCAGCGCCCGCAGCTTTTCGCGGATCGCATCCATGTCCGAGGGCTTGTCCGGGTTCTGTCCCAGGGCCAGCGCGGTGAAGCGCACGGAATCCTCAGGATCGTCACGCCAGCAGACGCGTCCGGCATGCTTCGGATCCCAGAGCACTTCCAGCGACGTTGGCGGCGTCGTGAAGACGGTGGTGTCATAGGTCACCGACGTGCCGCCCCAGATCCAGGCGACGCCATAGACTTTGCCGTCGATATTCAGGGCCGGTGCATCGCGCATGTCCGGATAGAGGTCGGCAAAGTTCGAGAGTTT
This region includes:
- a CDS encoding ADP-ribosylglycohydrolase family protein, coding for MAADILDAPSPLLKLPALERHALACLGFGVIGDAMGTATEFLELDAVEARDEWVSSFTGDGTDDTLMRDLLATAVISTGGYATADDWAREWKRQASVIFGEKADKFFSSILHATDKLRRDYPPRLIAVGTMPSSTSAMSIAPVGIVNSGHPRAAAAQAMELASLIHVTDVAFCQDGAAAVASAIAAALSPGATIDSAIAAALDQIRPWSGAEMRTLITDALALAQDSKDFKAFRAGYHQRFRRPIMCDSRETIPATLALAWLAKGDPWQAVMLAANFGRDADTIGCMVGGICGAVWGLDEASEMKLRLLSVPCLEHQERLARALVEARRAKADAERRALSNSL
- a CDS encoding ABC transporter ATP-binding protein; this translates as MSEVDIRHVSKHYGTVAALDDVSLTLADGEFFGLLGPSGSGKTTLLRSIAGFVEPEAGQILIDGQDVSRISTHRRDIGMVFQNYALFPHMSVFDNVAFALSVRRVSQAETRARVAEMLALVQLTGYEERRPRQLSGGQQQRIALARALVSRPRVLLLDEPLGALDKNLRQQMQVELRQIQKEVGITTVLVTHDQEEALTLSDRIAIFREGQVVQTGKPDAVYERPRSRFAADFLGAANFLPGQVAGTGMVALADGQTIATEDQLPTTGQPVTLTVRPEKFTINAPNAEGQNRLSVQIIQPIYMGASITYRVKAGATELTVFHQNRDAQIHEPGTQVELTWSPAHTGVIEAG
- a CDS encoding ABC transporter substrate-binding protein, coding for MVRWRDCQSRLAGMALGLAVLGLTGLSGSVAVQADEIHVLNWKGWGTDEAFALEAFEKQTGTKVVHDYITSYPEVFSKLQTNPGYYDVVVLNAAFVGKAVEEGLIEPIDTSKLSNFADLYPDMRDAPALNIDGKVYGVAWIWGGTSVTYDTTVFTTPPTSLEVLWDPKHAGRVCWRDDPEDSVRFTALALGQNPDKPSDMDAIREKLRALKAQIKSFWKSEDEWRKLVAAKECDLSIFWTSSAEKAVIEDKLPVSYIVAKEGAIGFRDGLVVPKDAPNEKGAYAFINYLISPEFYAGWVKAGGAPVSANAKALEGLPASSLTRQVLSTPENLKRINFKGPISDEQRQDYLDLWQETKAYFAQ
- a CDS encoding ABC transporter permease: MRSPKRFLAYGYLAALLVFIYLPILVMMAMGFNESPNYQLPFRFSLVWYQQLSGNEILWRAGRNSLLLAASTTIVATVIGTMAAIAFSRYKVRGHVVLQLLLFPPMAVPWLILATAMLICFYYTGIGRGLHAMLLAHVALALPYVIVVIGARLQSFGSELEEAASTLGASAWQTFFRVTLPVIAPGVAAAALFAFGISFDQFVTSYFLSPPGVTTLPVEIYASIRKGFTPEINAISTIIIIVSMLLLLMVSRFYRFGGTN
- a CDS encoding ABC transporter permease is translated as MMMFYFSFLSRMPFGAAEPALTLKQYALFFERDFYRFLTWRSIMLGVHVTVFCVLIGYPAALILARSVEGRWREAILLLVVLPFWSNALIRIFAWTMVLRTDGVIDQALHAIFPWAPSLGILYSYPAIVVGLVHSFVPYMILTCYISLQAIDGALIEAARSLGASNFTIFRRIILPLSLPGLVVGVILIFVPTVGAFMEPRILGGTQSIMLGTVIEDQFTEVFNWPLGAALSFTLLAIVMLIFAAAYPLLRNRLKLA